Sequence from the Sphingomicrobium clamense genome:
GCACGCGATACTGCGCGTACAGCTGTGCGAGACGCGCTGTCTCGAGTTGCGCCTGCACGTTGTAGCGCGTGTTCTGTGCATCGAGCACGTCGAGCAGCGAGCGACGACCGACATTGAACTGCTCACGATACGACAGCAGCAGGTCGTCGGTCACGCGGCTCTGCGCGCCGAGTTCGTTGACCAGGTTCGACTGGCGGTTAAGGCGGCTCCACGCGCTGCGGACATCTTCTTCCGCTTCGCGAGTGCGCTGGTACATGCGCGCCTGCACTTCGCTGGCTCGGGCCTTCTGCTCTTCGACGTTCCAGCTATTGGCCATGCCGTCGAACAGCGTCCAGCGCATGACGATGCGACCCAGATAGTCGGTCGTCTTGCCTTCGAAGCCGTCAATGTCTTCGCCGTAGCGGGCGCGACCTTCGAGGTTGATGCGCGGACCCATTTCGCCCTTGGCCTGGCGAACCAGTTCCTCGGCGGCTTCGAGGTCAGCCACGGCTTCCTCGACGAACGGGTTGTTCCGGCGCGCGAGATGCTCGGCCATGGCGAGCGATTCCGGCAGCGCGGCCGAAAGGTCGGGCGGCATGCTGACATCACCGATCGGCATGCCGGTCAGGCGCTGGAAGGTAATCGCGGCGGTATCGAGATCTTCCTGCGCCTCGATGACACGCGACTGCGCAGCCGACAGCCGTTCTTCGGCCTGCTGCTGGTCTGCAATCGAGATCGAGCCCTGCTCGACGCCTTGGCGAAGATCGTTCGTCAGGCGCGAGTGGAAGGCCGCATTGTCCTGCGCGATCGCGACGAGGCGCTGCTGCAGGATATAGTCAATATAGGCACGGCTCGTATTGAGCGCGATAAACTCGCTACGCTCTTCGATCCGCGCTGCCGCGGCGTCGGTACGCGCCGCCTGGTAACGGATCTGCGCTTCGCGTGCGCCGCTGTCCCAGATCAGCTGGTCGACGGTCAGTGCCGCCTCGAGCGGGTATAGCGTCTCATCGGCGATACCGATCGCGCGACGCGTCGGGTTGCGCAGTTCGCGGATCCCGGCAGAAGTCTCGACCGAGATGCGCGGATACCAAGCGCCCTGCGCCTGCGCGCGTTCGGCCCGGGTCGCTTCGCGATTGTAGATCGCCTGCGTGATTTCAGGATTGTTCTGCAAGGCCGCCTGGATAGCCGTCTTGAGATCGGTGGCGTCTGCCGGCGTTGCTGCCAACGCGACAAGCGCAGCCCCCGCCATCATTTTCGTCCAACGCTTGATCATGATGATTGCCCCTTTTTGTCTGGTCCCCATAATAGGGCGGGAGGGCGGTCCCCGGCAAGCCGGAAAACCGCCCTTTTTACTGCCTTAGCCGTTCACCGCCGGCGCCGCGTCCTGAAGGAGCATGGCGTCGGAGACGAGAGCGTCCGCATTGGCGGGCGCAAACCCGCTGGTGAAGTCGGCGGTAACCGCTTCCTTGGCGACGACCATCAGGCCGACAGCACCATCGGAAGCGACAACGTCGCCTTCGCTAACCGCGTCGAGCAGGGCGTCCACGACCCCCTCGTCGCTTTCGACAAGCGCTTCCTTGGCGACCACCGCCAGATCCACGCTGTTCGTTTCGGCCGCCATCGCTGCGAGTGCTTCGGCACCCGGCAGGGCGATGTCGCCCGCATCCACGATCGCGATCTTCTCGGCCACCGCGATATTCGCAGTGTCAGCCTGGAGGCTCACCGGCGCTTCGACGGCCGGCTCGACCATATCGAGCGAGACGTCGACCGCTTCGCGCATCATCGCCAGCGTCGAAACGCCACCGATCATGTCGCCGTCCAGCGAGAGCTCTGCTCCGCCCCAACCTTGGACGAGAGAGGCTCCACCATCGGACGTGCCGAAGCCCATGTCGAAGCCGTGCGCCGAGATCGGCAGGGCACCGATGGTCATGGCCTTCGAGATACCCATGTC
This genomic interval carries:
- a CDS encoding TolC family outer membrane protein, which translates into the protein MIKRWTKMMAGAALVALAATPADATDLKTAIQAALQNNPEITQAIYNREATRAERAQAQGAWYPRISVETSAGIRELRNPTRRAIGIADETLYPLEAALTVDQLIWDSGAREAQIRYQAARTDAAAARIEERSEFIALNTSRAYIDYILQQRLVAIAQDNAAFHSRLTNDLRQGVEQGSISIADQQQAEERLSAAQSRVIEAQEDLDTAAITFQRLTGMPIGDVSMPPDLSAALPESLAMAEHLARRNNPFVEEAVADLEAAEELVRQAKGEMGPRINLEGRARYGEDIDGFEGKTTDYLGRIVMRWTLFDGMANSWNVEEQKARASEVQARMYQRTREAEEDVRSAWSRLNRQSNLVNELGAQSRVTDDLLLSYREQFNVGRRSLLDVLDAQNTRYNVQAQLETARLAQLYAQYRVLASVNQLIEAMGLEMATQGYVQERDEYDVEPTSWNVRLNEDSLPPHTMGPPAPGTVEYEYYEAPDAVIVTDDEVVVVDTDGDM